The nucleotide window GATTTGAAGAAAGTTTGATTTCAACCATCCGCGCAATTGATGGAAATAAGCCAATAATTGCAGCTGGATAATATTTTTTATCACAGACAATAAATACCTGCATTGCTATTTCAATACCAATAAACATCAGAACAGGTGCAAGAATCGCATCAGGTACCAAATCAATAATGTAGTTTACAAAACCAAACCAAGCACCAAAGCCAATCAGTATTATATTGATAATCAAGTACCCAGAGCGAGCATCCATTTTTTTATAAGCAGGGAATCCAGCATAAGGAGTAGTTTGCGCCGTACCACCAAAAAGTCCGATTAACATGGTCGCTATTCCATCAACCATCAAAAGATCTTTTGGTGAATACTCTTCGCCAAGAACCTTAGCGCTTTCAGCAACTGAAACTGTACCAAAAATGACTAGTAAAGCAAAAGGTAGCGCAATTGAAAAATATTTAGCAGCAAGCCCAAATTGACTAAAAAGTCCAAGAGCCAAGCTAGGTAATGATAGCTGAATATTTGAAGCACTTGGTAAATGCATATTTCCAGTCAGGAAAATTTGGAAAATATAATAAGCGATAGTGCCAATAACTATTGCAACTAGAATTGCAGGTAAATTCGCAGGCATCTGATAACCAGCAAAATAAACCATCACAATTATCGCTAAGACCATAAAACTAACTAGAGGTAATTCAAGCATTGATAGTAAAGGGAAAAAAGCAATTAAGCCTACAGCTACTCCAGCCAAACCGCCAAGTAATGCCACAGTTGGAAGTGCATGCTTGATTTTATGGGCAAAAAATGAGAATACAAATTTGACAAAACCGATAAAAAAAGTGCAGGCACAGCTAACATACCAGCTGGTGATTGCGGCAGTATCAGGAGTCATCCCCTGAGATTTAAACAGGAGAAAAGAAGGACCAACAACAGATAAAGTTAGACCAATACAACTGGGTGCATCCAAGCCATATGGAAAAGCAGTAACATTATCTCGTCCAAGCTTTTTTGCTAACCTAAATGCAAAATAGATAAAAATAATATTTCCAGCAACAATTCCTACTGACAAGCCTGGTATTATATGCCGCAAAACTATGTCTGCTGGCATACCAAATACTTTTGTCAACAAAAAAGCAATGATTGCCATATTGGTTAGATTATCAAAGACGATGGTTGCCGAGCTACTTACATCACCAAGGCTAAACCATTTATATTTAACCATAATTACCCCTTTATAATTAACTATAAGGTGAAATTCTCACCAAGATAAACCTGTTTTACTCGCTCATCATTAACTAATTCTTCGGGTATTCCCTGCGCCAGAACTTTACCCTCACTGATGATATAAGCACGATCACAAATACGTAACGTTTCGCGTACATTATGATCAGTAATAATCACGCCAATCCCCAAATCTTTCAGGAACGCTACAACTTTCTGAATATCACTAACGGCAATCGGATCTACCCCAGCGAAGGGTTCATCAAGAAGAATAAACCGTGGATAATTGGCAAGTGCGCGCGCAATTTCGCAGCGACGACGCTCACCACCAGATAAAGCCATCGCATTCACATCACGCAAATGGTCAATATTGAGCGATTCAAGCAAGCGATCAACTTCCTTACGAATGGTTTTCCGGTCAAGCCCTTTTAATTCAAGGATAGCAGCAACATTTTCTTCAACAGTCATTTGCCTAAAAATCGAAGCTTCCTGTGGCAAATAACCAAGACCTAGATTAGCGCGCTTATGAACTGGGGTACTCTTGATATTTTCACCATCAAGATAAATATCACCACCATCACTAGCTAGTAATCCTGCTACCATATAGAAACTGGTTGTTTTCCCCGCACCATTAGGCCCCAAGAGACCAATTACTTCATTACTTTTGACTTCAAAAGATACGTCTTTTACAACAACCCGCTTTTTAAACTGTTTTCGTAAATGCTTGACTTCGAGAAAACTACTGGAGGTTGATTCCGCTTTGTTTATTTCCATCTTGTGCTTTCTGGTTTGGTTGCAAAATAACTGTTACCCGTCCACTTTTGGTAGTCGTGACACCATTAGCGTCAGTTGAATTGGCTGTGAAAATTTGACTTTGCGTGTTATATGTTAATTTATCGCCAATAACTAGATTATCACCCTTTTTAACCCTAGCACGCCCACTTAAAACGGCTAGATTAGTCTTGGTGGTATATTGAAAATTATTCCCCTGTCCCTCCGTCTTTTCACCATCATCGTTTAACTGTGAAAATGTTACCGGACTCCCGAATAATTGGATAGTTTGATAACCTTCCTTATCCTGACTTGCAGTTCCTTTTTCAGAGTGAACAACAAGTGTCCCCTGAGTAATTACGACATTCCCAGTAAAAACTGAAACCATATTTTTCTGATCAAAGGTAGCATGATCAGCTGTGATTTCTACTGGTTTACTGGCATCAGTCTTGAGAGCATAACTGCTAGTACCAATAATAAACAATAAGACAAACAATAAATACTTATTTTTCATAAATTTAATCTGCTTATTTACTTTATAGTAATATACAAAATTTTTTCAAACAATTTGGCAAGAACGTGCTGAACTTACTTCACGTAAACTATTTTAACATTCGATTCTATAGTCATTATTTTTTTAAGATAATCAACACTAAAACCATTACCAGTCATTACACTTTTTCCTCTTGTTGCCAAAATAGACTCCGAACTATAGATAAACTGCTTTTTTGCATCCAGATGAACGTGTCTAGTATGTGCATTAATAATATATTTAGGATCAATATTATTTACGGTTAAGGCAACACTTTCACCAAGATAACCAAGCGAATTTTCCGTATCAATCCAACCATCATTGCTGGTAAGTCTTTCTTGCAGCAAGCTAGTTGACTCGCTAAACGCAAGCATATTCAGATTATATAAAAAGACTTTACTGTTATCTGGATATTGTAAACCACTTTCTGCTAAAGCCCGATAAAGCAATTTACCATCTTTAGTATATAAATTAGCTTCTATTCCAGTTGATGAAAACTCTGGTTTATCTTTGGGTAATTCAATTCGGTGAAAATCGATTCGGGTAAGATAGTTTAACAATATACATAACAAAGCCAGAATGATTACTGTCAGTAAATTAAACAATCTTGATGATTGATATTTTAATCTTAACCGAATCATTTAACTCTATTACCAGTTAATTTTTAGTTAGATATTCAGCAAGAATAACATCGTAGCTACCCTGAGCCTTTAAAATAAGCTCGACAACCTCTCTTAAAACACCATTCCCACCAGAGATATTACTAACATAATCAACGCGTTTCTTAACATCGTCCACAGCATTTGCTGGAGCAAAGTTTAAACCAGCAACAACCATCGCTGGTAAATCTATCAAATCATCTCCAATGTAAGCAATTTCAGAACAAGAAATGTCCAGCTCTTTGGCTACTTGGTATAATTTTTCTTGCTTATTATTCACTCCAGTGTAAGCAAAATCAATTCCAAGCTTATGACAACGCGCTTCTGTTGCCAAAGATTTACGTCCAGAAATGACAACTATTTTAAGTCCCCCTTTATGCGCAAGACTTATTGCTAAACCATCCTGAATATTAAACTTCCCAAAAGGCTCTTCATGATCACCCTTGATAAAAACGAATCCTTCTGTTAATACACCATCTACATCCGTTGCAATTACTTTAATATTGCGAGCTTTTGCAATTACTTGTTTTTTTGTCATTTAAGTTCCAAAACTATACTATCTTAGCTTTAAAAAGATCATGCATATTAAATGCTCCAACCACTTCTTGATTACTATCAACAACTACCATTCCTGTTATCTGGTATTTTTCCATTAAGTATAATGCATCAACAGCCAGATCATCCGGTCCGATAACTTTGGGATTCTTCGTCATTATTTGCTGTGCTGTCAGAGTCCGAATATCAACATCATTATCCATAATACGCCGAAGATCACCATCCGTGACGATCCCAGCCAGTTTTTTATGAGAATCAATAACTGCGACCATACCAAGCCCCTTTTTACTGATTTCAATCACAACTTCTTTTAGGGTTGCTTCGGGATTAACCACCGGTAACCGTTCATTAACATGCATAACATCTGAAACATAAGTTAGGAGTCTGCGTCCGAGGCTACCCCCTGGATGAGAAAGAGCAAAGTCTTCTGGCTTAAAATTTCGTAACGATAAAAGAGCCACTGCCAAAGCATCACCCAATACTAATGTAGCAGTAGTACTTGTTGTAGGTGCAAGATTTAATGGACACGCCTCTTTATTAATTGCAATATGTAGCACACAGGAAGAAAGCTTGGCTAAAGTAGAGTCTTTATTTCCCGTAATACCAATAATTTTAACCTGTTTTCTCTGCACAATCGGGATTATCGTGGTCAACTCATCTGATTCACCTGAGTATGAAATGGCAATTAAAATGTCCTTACTTTCAATCATTCCCAAATCACCATGCAAAGCCTCTGCCGGATGCATAAAAAAGGCTGCTGTACCAGTGGAAGCCAGTGTTGCAGCTATTTTATTACCAATATGTCCAGATTTGCCCATTCCTGACACAATAACTTTACCTGTACAATTAAAAATTAGTTGTACTGCTTGGCAGAAAGCTTCATCAATGGTATTCACCACCGACTGCAAACCAGCTATTTCATCCTCAAACACCTGATTTGCAATTGCAATTATTTGTTGATTATTCATAGTTTAATTTAACGAAATTTTGCAACTTGCAAAACCTCACCAAAAAATTACCCTTCAAGACCACCTGCTGTAATATTATATCCAGCATCAACATATAGAACTTCACCTGTAATACCACTAGCTAATTGAGAAAATAAAAATGCTGCAGTATTACCAACTTCTTCTGTAGTTACACCACGTTTTAATGGTGCAAATTTCGACATGTGATCAAGAATTTTACCAAAATTACCAATTCCGCTAGCAGCAAGAGTCTTGATTGGTCCTGCAGAAACCGCATTTACCCGGATACCTTCGCCACCCATAGCAAAAGCCATATAGCGAGTGCTTGACTCTAACGCAGCCTTAGCAACACCAGCCATATTATAATTTGGCAAAACCCGCTCACCACCAAGATAAGTAAGACACAATAAAGAACCATTTCGTCCCTGCATCATTTTTCTTGCTGCACGTCCTAGTGCAATAAAACTATAAGCAGAGATATCATTTGAAATCTGGAATGTTTCACGATCTACGTTATCAACAAAATCACCAACTAATCCATTTTTAGGTGTAAAAGCAATTGAATGTAGAACACCGTCCAAACCATCCCATTTTTTTTCAAGCTCGACGAACAAATTAGTAATTTGTTCATCAACTCCCACATCTAGGGAAATACCAAGTCTGAATTAAATTCTTTGGCAAAGCCAGCCACTCGATCTCTATGCTTTTCATTCTGATAGGTAAAAGCAAGCTCAGCTCCCTGTTGAAAACATGCTTTTGCTACACCATGAGCAATTGAACGATCCGAGATAAGCCCAGTAATCAGAATTTTTTTTCCTTGCAAAAACCCCATTGAGAGTACTCCTATATATTTGAACTCTTATTTAGATATTTTTCATTACATTTTTAACTATTTCAAACATCACAAAGATGCGCCAGCTAATTATATCATAAACCAAAGTTACTCTTACTGAAATAAACCAGCAAGACACCTCTATGTGCGGAGCAACATATTATTTACATTCTAGAAGTGTAGTATTGAGTTAAAATATTGTTTCGATAAATCAGCTTATCAATATCACATAAAGACATGATTTCCAAGGTCATGTGCAAACTACGGAATTTAATACATGAATAAATATGACTCGGCAGAATCACAGATAAATGGAATTATAAATCATCTACTTCAATTAATAACGAAACTTCTTGAAACAAAATCTGGATTATGTATTGCAGTTTCAGGCGGAAAGAGCCCAATAGGATTATTTGACAAATTAAGCCAGCAGGATATTGACTGGAAAAGAATAACTATCACACTGGTAGATGAGCGATTTATCGCTATTGACAACCAAGATAGCAATGAAAACTTAGTTAAAACGCATCTCCTACAAAACAAGGCTAGAGAAGCTAGATTTATCGGGCTTAGTAATACAAATATGGCGATAGATTCAGTTGTTGATCACCTTAACGCTAATATGCCTGAAATAGATATTGCCATTCTTGGAATGGGTGAAGATGGACATACTGCTTCAATTTTTCCATGCTGCAATGAATTAGAAGCAGCTAGTGATCTAAGTACTACGAAAAGGTATATTATTACTAATCCAACTACCGCAAATTATCAGCGAATTGGTCTAAATATGTCTGCTCTAATTAAAATCCCTCATTTAGTTCTAAGCATTAATGGCAATAAAAAACTAGAGGTACTTGAGAAAGCGTTAAAAGTACAAAATAAGCAGCCTCCTATTGGCTTGTTATTATCAAATCGTCCTGATACAAAAATCTTTTGGTCTGAATAAAACAGGAGCAAGTAAATGCAACATAATTATCCGCGTCTTGTAAGTGATATCGGTGGTACAAATGCACGGTTTGCAATAGAAATTGCGCCATATACATACCAAAACATAAAAGTTTTGCAATGTAATGAATATCCAAGCCTAGCCAGTGCAATAACTAGCTACCTCTCAGAAGCAAATCACAGTGAGATAAAACATGCAGCATTGGCCGTTCCATCACCAATTGTTGATGATACCCTATTTATGGTAAATAGCCCATGGCACCTATCATCAATGAAACAAACACAGGAAGATGCAAATTTAGAAAGCCTGATATTCCTTAATGATTTTCATGCTCTTGCCCTTTCAATACCACATATTCCTAAAGATGAACTGGTAAAAGTTGGAGGAATGGAGTTAAATCCAACAAAACCCATTGCAATAATTGGTCCTGGAACTGGATTAGGTATGGCAACGCTAATAAAACACCCTATAGAAGAACAATATCTGGCTATTCCAGCTGAAGGTGGACGCTCAAGCTTTGCTGCTGCCAGTGAAGAAGAGTTTGAACTATGGCAGTTCGTTCATAAACGATTTCATCATGTGTCGGTAGAGCGGTTTTTATCAGGTCCCGGACTACAGCTTATATATGAAGCAATCTGCAACATTAAAGAAGTTGCCATAGATAAAATACCTAGCCCAAGCGAGATTACCGAATGTGCAATTAATGATCAATGTTATATTTGTCAGCAGACTCTTGATCATTTCTGTAGAATACTGGGAACTACCGCTTCCAATTTAGCCTGCATCACTAATGCTTTTGGTGGAGTTTATATAGGTGGAGGAATAGTCCCTAGAATCCTTGAGTACTTTATTAAGTCTGACTTTCGTTGCCGCTTTGAAGATAAAGGGCGTTATCGGTCATTTCTCGAAAAAATGCCAGTATATGTCATCACACACAAATATCCGGCAATGCTGGGATCTAGTTATGCTCTGGAAACTTATTTAAGTAAGGGTTATATACCTTAGGAATATTGATGAATTTAAGAAACAGTTTATTATTAGCATTAATTTACCAAATTAATCTGGTTGCTTGCTCAAGTAGTAATACGATTAACTCCAGCTGGATGGCGGACAATAAAAAAGCCCTCATGACAAAAAAACTTACACAGGTAATTATTCCTGGGTCACATTATTCAAATGCATACAGCTTGGATAATACCAAAGGAACTTTGGTGGTCTGTGTAGGAGAGACTAACCCACCACTAAGTAATAACGCTCAAATAGAATCGATGATTGAGGCTAACCCGCAGCAAATAAGTAATACTGATTTTGTCAACTACTTAAATACTCAAACCAATAGTGTACGTTCACAACTAAATAACGGAATAAGATATCTTGAATTTAATGTCTGTATTCAAAGTGCAAATTATTATACTTCCAATTATTACCTTACAGACACCCTTGAAAATAACTTAAATCAAATATCTGACTTTATAAGTAGCAATGAAGACGAAATAATTTTGATTGATATTGATAACATCTATACTGATTATGGTTCGTTAAGCAGTAATGATTTAAATATTTTTCATAACTACCTACAAACTAAATTTGGTTCATATCTTATGCCAAAAAAAGATTGGCAACAGCTGACATTTAAGGATATTTGGAGCAGTAAACATCGTATTATTCTGCTTTCTTCAAATTCAATGCTGACTAAATATTATGATATATGGGACAAATCTGAAGTTATGGATACACCTCCAGAAGCTGAATATAATACAATAAAAAAACTAACCATGATTCAGCAGACTATCCAAAAGGAATCTGTAACAGCTAATGAGAATAAATTTCGTCTGTTACCGATATACTCGTCATTTAACCCGCAAAGAGATTCACTAAGTCAGCTTAAATCGGTATCTAATGATCATTTAGTAATTGATTATTTACGCTCACTGCCTGCGAATACTAGCCTAAATATTATTGTTACTGACAACAAGTATAATAGACTACTTGTTGACTATAGTCTACAAAAAAATCTGGGTATAGTGAAACCATCTAGTGAGTCACAATGGTGATACTGGCTTTTATTAGTTTGATGTTAAAAAGATTTTGAACTGGTTCTTAGATAACTCGCATTATTTGGTTCACTCATTAAATACTCGTTATATATTTCTTCATTACATTTTACTGTTGATGGCTTACTTTTTTTTCATCTTTGACCCAAGCTAATTTCATCTTTAATTATAATAACATATTTGTTGTCAATGCGTAAGTTCTAGCACCATATGATCAGTGCTAACGCCAAGAGCTAGACATATTTAAAAATTACTTGAAACATGTCTACGAATCATACACGTTATATGTTGATGATACTTTTGCTTTAATTTGTTTTAATAAAGCTTCTAAGAAATCACAAAAAACTTTGATCTTTAAGTCTTTCTCATTCGGATGCTTAATTAAATAATATGGTTGATTGCCAAAATAATATTCAGGTAACACTGGAATTAGTTGTTCCTCAAAGAATCTCGTACCATTTAAAAAATCAAGCATAAAATCAAATCCCCCAGCTATTATTTCATGAGATTGTAGCAGAAATAAAGATTGTGTAGCATTATTAATTGTTATTCTTTTGGGCATTTCAAACATATAAGTTTTTTTTGTATACTGATTAATCGCTTCTATATTAGATGGAATAACATAATTTTCAAGCATCATCCCCGCTACTAGATGTTTTTTTAATTCACCGAGAGTTTTAGGCTCCCCATATTTTTTAATATATTCTTTAGTACAAAATATTCTAATGGTTGCAGTAAAAATTTTTTTAACTTTTACTGTCTGCTGCGCTGGTATATGATTTACAATAGCAACATCAATTCCCTCTTTGACTAAATTAACCTCTTTTGACTGATATGCTATATTTAAATTAATTTCAGGATATTTTCTTAAAAACCCAGGCAAGTAAGGGGTAATCAAGTTTAACGCCAAGACAGGCGGTAAGGATACATTTATTGTCCCAAAAGGATTGTTTTTTTCTACTTTTACAATATCAGATATTTTTTTATCAAAATTCACCAAATCACCTTTAAATGAATTATACATTTGCTTTCCCTGTTCAGTTAATTCAAATTCTTTAGTATTGCGGCGAACAAGGTTTATGCCTAATTCGTCTTCAAGAAGTTTAATTTTTCTGCTAATTGTAGATACGCTTACCTTAAGTCTTTTAGCAGTATTGATAAAATTGCCCAGCTCTACTATTTTAATAAATAAAAATATATCGTCGTAAGAATACATAACTGTTCTTTCATATAAACTATGAGTCTAGACTAGGTAGTAGCCACCAATTATGACCAATATTTCAACTCAAACTCTATCGGTGAATCACCATTCAAGTATGTGCGAACCCTTTCTTTGTTATATTCCTTTTTCAAGATAGCAAAGAAGCTCTATACTACAGCATTATCTCAGCAATACCTTTCTTGCTCATGCTACCATCTAACTGATGTGTCGAGCATAGGCCACCGTCAGCTGATAGACAACCGGGATTAAAACAGTCTATCAACTCTCTTCAACGTTGTTTACTGCCAAACACCTATATTAATAGGCGTTTGGCTTGAAACTTCATAGTTTTCGGGTGTAAAGACAGATACTTCCTGTATGACGCCCACCATCTTCAGGGATCAAGGACTTTCTTCCTAGAGATAAGTTGCTGTCACTGCCACAATAATCTAAAGTTATTCTAACACCATCCCGACTACCTTTAACGCTAATATCATCATAAAACATGTGTTTTGATGTTTCAAACTTGCAATTATTGGTCATACATGCTAATTTAAATCCTACACTACGAATATTATATCCATTCGGTCGCATACTTCCAGTCATTTCTGTTTTTAAATAGAAGGGAAAGTAAGCTCCATTGATATCTAGGGTAATTGGAATATAGAATTCAGTTTTGCCATCCGCTGTGATCTCTTTATGATAGGAAACCCTAAAAACAGATTTCATGCCAAGCATATTAATATTAACGACGCCTAAATTACGACCATCAAAGTTTGTATCGAGTGTCTCGCTAATATTTGCTCCGGGTGTTGTAATACCAATACCGTTGATAAAGTCATTTGCAGTGGTAGTCACCTCGGCACCATATACGACGAAGTTAACTGGCAATTCTTTGTTACCAATACGTGATAAATACCATTCTTTGCCTTTGTCATCTAAATTTTCAATATATCCATAAAGGGGGTATCCAGATGCTATACTGTTTTCGGTTCTTAATTTGTTGACTGTGCTCTTACAGGATAACTTACCATCAATATTAAGCAGTGATGTAGTTATTGCACTATTATAATCACAATCATCCTTTTGTACATCAAGAATTGAACTAACTTCTTGCCCGACACCATTTAAACATGAAGCACCTATCGTTTTAACTATACCTTGACCTTTACCAGCCGTTCCTTCATAAGTAAGACTTAGCAAATTACATGCCATATTCTTAAAATTGTCAGAAGGCAATTGTAAGCGTTCAGCCCCATAAATATCTTGATAGACATTGATATAGTGGGTTTTAAATTTATTGGTTATAAAATTACGATAGCTCTTATAGCGAATTGAAATATCTTTAATTTTACAGTTATATTGCTCCTCTGCTGTACCTAGGTTACAAGCACTATCCAATTTCTCTGTAGGAACTACTTTACCTTTAAAATATGGGTATTTGTATTCCAGAAATAGCGCATTTTTTTGGATTAGTTCGGCATCAGCCAAAACAGCCTGAAGCTCAAGGTTATAATCGTTCAAAATTAGATTATGGGCTCTACGTAATGGAATAACATTTACCCCATCTTTAACATTTGTTATGT belongs to Aquella oligotrophica and includes:
- the lptB gene encoding LPS export ABC transporter ATP-binding protein — translated: MEINKAESTSSSFLEVKHLRKQFKKRVVVKDVSFEVKSNEVIGLLGPNGAGKTTSFYMVAGLLASDGGDIYLDGENIKSTPVHKRANLGLGYLPQEASIFRQMTVEENVAAILELKGLDRKTIRKEVDRLLESLNIDHLRDVNAMALSGGERRRCEIARALANYPRFILLDEPFAGVDPIAVSDIQKVVAFLKDLGIGVIITDHNVRETLRICDRAYIISEGKVLAQGIPEELVNDERVKQVYLGENFTL
- the lptA gene encoding lipopolysaccharide transport periplasmic protein LptA: MKNKYLLFVLLFIIGTSSYALKTDASKPVEITADHATFDQKNMVSVFTGNVVITQGTLVVHSEKGTASQDKEGYQTIQLFGSPVTFSQLNDDGEKTEGQGNNFQYTTKTNLAVLSGRARVKKGDNLVIGDKLTYNTQSQIFTANSTDANGVTTTKSGRVTVILQPNQKAQDGNKQSGINLQ
- the lptC gene encoding LPS export ABC transporter periplasmic protein LptC: MIRLRLKYQSSRLFNLLTVIILALLCILLNYLTRIDFHRIELPKDKPEFSSTGIEANLYTKDGKLLYRALAESGLQYPDNSKVFLYNLNMLAFSESTSLLQERLTSNDGWIDTENSLGYLGESVALTVNNIDPKYIINAHTRHVHLDAKKQFIYSSESILATRGKSVMTGNGFSVDYLKKIMTIESNVKIVYVK
- a CDS encoding KdsC family phosphatase, producing the protein MTKKQVIAKARNIKVIATDVDGVLTEGFVFIKGDHEEPFGKFNIQDGLAISLAHKGGLKIVVISGRKSLATEARCHKLGIDFAYTGVNNKQEKLYQVAKELDISCSEIAYIGDDLIDLPAMVVAGLNFAPANAVDDVKKRVDYVSNISGGNGVLREVVELILKAQGSYDVILAEYLTKN
- a CDS encoding KpsF/GutQ family sugar-phosphate isomerase, with protein sequence MNNQQIIAIANQVFEDEIAGLQSVVNTIDEAFCQAVQLIFNCTGKVIVSGMGKSGHIGNKIAATLASTGTAAFFMHPAEALHGDLGMIESKDILIAISYSGESDELTTIIPIVQRKQVKIIGITGNKDSTLAKLSSCVLHIAINKEACPLNLAPTTSTTATLVLGDALAVALLSLRNFKPEDFALSHPGGSLGRRLLTYVSDVMHVNERLPVVNPEATLKEVVIEISKKGLGMVAVIDSHKKLAGIVTDGDLRRIMDNDVDIRTLTAQQIMTKNPKVIGPDDLAVDALYLMEKYQITGMVVVDSNQEVVGAFNMHDLFKAKIV
- the pgl gene encoding 6-phosphogluconolactonase — translated: MNKYDSAESQINGIINHLLQLITKLLETKSGLCIAVSGGKSPIGLFDKLSQQDIDWKRITITLVDERFIAIDNQDSNENLVKTHLLQNKAREARFIGLSNTNMAIDSVVDHLNANMPEIDIAILGMGEDGHTASIFPCCNELEAASDLSTTKRYIITNPTTANYQRIGLNMSALIKIPHLVLSINGNKKLEVLEKALKVQNKQPPIGLLLSNRPDTKIFWSE
- a CDS encoding glucokinase, which codes for MQHNYPRLVSDIGGTNARFAIEIAPYTYQNIKVLQCNEYPSLASAITSYLSEANHSEIKHAALAVPSPIVDDTLFMVNSPWHLSSMKQTQEDANLESLIFLNDFHALALSIPHIPKDELVKVGGMELNPTKPIAIIGPGTGLGMATLIKHPIEEQYLAIPAEGGRSSFAAASEEEFELWQFVHKRFHHVSVERFLSGPGLQLIYEAICNIKEVAIDKIPSPSEITECAINDQCYICQQTLDHFCRILGTTASNLACITNAFGGVYIGGGIVPRILEYFIKSDFRCRFEDKGRYRSFLEKMPVYVITHKYPAMLGSSYALETYLSKGYIP
- a CDS encoding LysR family transcriptional regulator — its product is MYSYDDIFLFIKIVELGNFINTAKRLKVSVSTISRKIKLLEDELGINLVRRNTKEFELTEQGKQMYNSFKGDLVNFDKKISDIVKVEKNNPFGTINVSLPPVLALNLITPYLPGFLRKYPEINLNIAYQSKEVNLVKEGIDVAIVNHIPAQQTVKVKKIFTATIRIFCTKEYIKKYGEPKTLGELKKHLVAGMMLENYVIPSNIEAINQYTKKTYMFEMPKRITINNATQSLFLLQSHEIIAGGFDFMLDFLNGTRFFEEQLIPVLPEYYFGNQPYYLIKHPNEKDLKIKVFCDFLEALLKQIKAKVSSTYNVYDS